The Agrococcus carbonis sequence GGGGCTCTGCACCCACAGCATGAACGTGGGCAGGATGAGCAGCAGCGCCATGCCGGCCGCGCCGCCGACGCCGATGAGGAGCGGCAGCAGCACCTGCCGCACGATCGCGCCCTGCATGACCGGCAGGTCGACGCCCATCCGGTGCATCGCCTGGTGCTCGCGCCGCTGGTCGAGCACCTTCGCCGACTGCGCGATGCCCGCGAGCACCGCGCCGAGCACGCCCGCGATCGCGATCGTCAGCACGGCGCCAGTCGCCATGTCGTCGCTCATCGGGTCGCCGGCACCCGCCATCGCGGGCGCGAGGGACGCGAAGCCGCCCGCCATCACCGCGATCGCCATGGCGCCGACGATGTTGAAGGCGCCCCGCGGGTCGTCGACGACGCGCCGCGCGGCGAGCAGGGCCGCGGGGCTGCGCGCGCCCTTGGCGACGAGCCACGCGACGCCCTGGATGACGAGCGGCCCGATGAGGGAGTACGACAGCAGGACGATCGAGATGAGGGCGATCGAGAAGGTCAGCTCGACCGGCACGAGGTCGAGCACGACCACCACGACGTAGGCGGCGACGACCGCCACGAAGCCTGCGATGCGCCACAGCGAGAGCCGCTTGGGCGAGACGCGCTGGGCGACGCCGAGCGGCGTCACGTGCACGCGCTGCAGCGACGCGAGCGCCGCGACGAGCGCGATCAGCACGACCGCTCCCGCGGCCGCGCCCCACACCCACGCGGGCGGCAGCAGCTCGGCGACCGTGAACGGCAGCCCCTGGAACTCGATGCGCGCGATGCCCGGCGTCACCGCGAGCGCGAGCGCCGCACCGACGAGCACGCCGACGAGCGCCTGCGCGACGGCGTCGAGCACCGCCATCGCGGTCACCTGCCCACGCGTCGCGCCCGCGAGGCGCAGCGCCGCGAGCCGGTCGTCGCGCCGCGCGATCGCGAGCCGCACGGCTGCCTGCGCGAGCGTCCACACCGCGGGCAGCAGGAGCGCCGCCGCGACGAAGGCGAGCATGAGCACGAACGAGCCGAGCGACTCCTCGACCCGCCCCTCGACGAGCCGCAGCCGGAAGGCGTTGACGCCGCCGAGCACAGCGAGCAGCGCAGCGGTCGCGAAGGCGAAGGCGGTCGCGCTCAGCACGTCGGTCGCGCGCGGGCCGGTGGCGCGCAGCAGCCGCGCCCACAGCAGCACGGCGCTCATCGGTTCGCGCCCCGGTGCTGCGCGCTCTGCTGGATCCACTGCTGCATCGGGTTCGCGACCCGCTGCTGGCCGTAGGTCGGCGCGGAAGGGGCGGGGGCGGATGCGCCGTGGGGCGCCGGGTGCGCCGCCCCGTACGGCGCGGGGTGCGCGGGCGCCTGCGCCGACCAGCGGGACGGATGCGTGGAGCCGGCGGCGAGGTGGGCGTGGTCTCGTGACGCGTGCGCCTGCGGCGCGCGCTCCTCGACCGGCGAGGGGAACGTGAGCGCCTGCGGCGCGCGCTCCTCGACCGGCGGGAGTGACGCGAGCGCCTGCGGCGTCCGCTCCTCGACCGGCGGGTGGAACGCGGACGCCTGCGGCGCGGACTCCTCGACCGGCGGCACAGCGGGAGCCGGCGCCCCGTCGCTCACGATCCGGCCGTCCTCGAGCCGCACGACGCGCGAGCACGCGGCGGCGACCTCGGGGTCGTGCGTGACGACGACGAGCGAGGCGCCGTGGCCGAGCGTCGCGCCGATGAGCAGGGCCATGACGGCCTGGCCGGTCGCGCGGTCGAGCGCGCCGGTCGGCTCGTCGGCGAAGACGATGCCGGGCTGCCCGACGAGCGCCCGCGCGATCGCGACGCGCTGCGCCTGCCCGCCGGAGAGCTCGCCCGGCCGCCGATGCAGCATCGCACCCAGCCCCAGCCGGTGCAGCAGCGCGCCCGCGGCAGCCTCGGCGCCGACGCGCGAGCCGCCGCCGAGCATGAGCGGCAGCGCGACGTTCTCGATCGCCGGCAGCTCGGGCAGCAGCTGCCCCGACTGGAAGACGAAGCCGAAGTCGCTGCGGCGCAGCCGCGTCCGCGCGCCGTCGCGCATCGTCGCGAGATCCTGCCCGCGCCACACGACGCGGCCGTCGGCGGGCGCGACGATGCCGGCGAGCACGTGCAGCAGCGTCGACTTGCCCGAGCCCGACGGGCCCATGATGGCGACGGCCTCGGGGCCGTCGGCGCCGATCGTGAGCGAGACGTCGGCGAGCGCGGGGGAGGCCGACGCGCCCTCGCCGTAGACGTGCGTGAGCCGGTGGGCTTCGAGCCGGTTGGTGTGCGGGGCGGGGTGCGGATCGTTGTGCATGGCTCCATCCGAGCGCGCAGAACGCGCGTGCGGGCCGCCTTTGCATCGCGCGACCGAGCGCGGATCATCCGCTGGGATGACGGGCGCCCCGCCCACGTCGCCCGCGCCGCCGACACCACCGCCGCCGCCCAGCCGGGCATCCCTAGGCTTGAAGCGTGACGATCGCGGCGACAGGCACCACCACGCGACCGATCGCGATCGTGCCCGCCGCGCTCGTCACGCTCGCCGCCGTCCTGCTCTTCTGGGTGCTGACCGACTGGGGCTACGTGCCGCTCGTCGCCGGCGTGATCGGCGGCATCCTCACCGACCGCGCCGGCGCCTCCCGCAAGCTCGGCCAGGACCTCTCGGTCATCGCGATCGCGCTGACCTGGATCTCGACCATCTCGCTGCACGCCGACATCTCCGACGCGGGCATGATCCGCTTCACGCTCGCGCTCGGCGGCGCCGTGATCCTGCCGTACGCGATCACCCGCTGGGGCTTCAAGGACCGCACGATCCGCTTCCCGTGGGCGGGCGGCCGCTGGTCGCGCCGCATGTGGGTG is a genomic window containing:
- a CDS encoding ABC transporter ATP-binding protein; this translates as MHNDPHPAPHTNRLEAHRLTHVYGEGASASPALADVSLTIGADGPEAVAIMGPSGSGKSTLLHVLAGIVAPADGRVVWRGQDLATMRDGARTRLRRSDFGFVFQSGQLLPELPAIENVALPLMLGGGSRVGAEAAAGALLHRLGLGAMLHRRPGELSGGQAQRVAIARALVGQPGIVFADEPTGALDRATGQAVMALLIGATLGHGASLVVVTHDPEVAAACSRVVRLEDGRIVSDGAPAPAVPPVEESAPQASAFHPPVEERTPQALASLPPVEERAPQALTFPSPVEERAPQAHASRDHAHLAAGSTHPSRWSAQAPAHPAPYGAAHPAPHGASAPAPSAPTYGQQRVANPMQQWIQQSAQHRGANR
- a CDS encoding FtsX-like permease family protein produces the protein MSAVLLWARLLRATGPRATDVLSATAFAFATAALLAVLGGVNAFRLRLVEGRVEESLGSFVLMLAFVAAALLLPAVWTLAQAAVRLAIARRDDRLAALRLAGATRGQVTAMAVLDAVAQALVGVLVGAALALAVTPGIARIEFQGLPFTVAELLPPAWVWGAAAGAVVLIALVAALASLQRVHVTPLGVAQRVSPKRLSLWRIAGFVAVVAAYVVVVVLDLVPVELTFSIALISIVLLSYSLIGPLVIQGVAWLVAKGARSPAALLAARRVVDDPRGAFNIVGAMAIAVMAGGFASLAPAMAGAGDPMSDDMATGAVLTIAIAGVLGAVLAGIAQSAKVLDQRREHQAMHRMGVDLPVMQGAIVRQVLLPLLIGVGGAAGMALLLILPTFMLWVQSPASIVTWMLMAVGAVVVTLGATACALPLVRRVATEAAPA